Proteins from a genomic interval of Lactococcus protaetiae:
- a CDS encoding S-ribosylhomocysteine lyase, which yields MAEVESFQLDHTKVLAPYVRLIGSETGPKGDIITNFDVRFVQPNANAIGMAALHTIEHSMASLIRDRIDGMIDFSPFGCQTGFHMIMWGEHSTEEIAVVIKSSLEELASPEFGWRNVPGVAEKECGNYKNHSLFGAQEWAKKILAEGISTNPFERKVI from the coding sequence ATGGCTGAAGTAGAATCTTTCCAACTTGACCACACAAAAGTACTCGCACCTTACGTACGTCTTATCGGCAGCGAGACAGGACCTAAAGGCGACATCATTACTAACTTTGATGTCCGTTTCGTTCAACCCAATGCCAACGCCATTGGTATGGCAGCTTTGCACACTATCGAGCATAGTATGGCAAGTTTAATTCGCGACCGCATTGATGGTATGATTGACTTTTCACCTTTTGGTTGTCAAACTGGTTTTCACATGATTATGTGGGGAGAACATTCAACAGAAGAAATCGCTGTTGTCATTAAGTCTTCTCTTGAAGAGCTTGCAAGCCCTGAATTTGGCTGGAGAAATGTGCCTGGTGTCGCTGAGAAAGAATGTGGAAATTATAAAAATCATTCACTTTTCGGCGCACAAGAGTGGGCAAAAAAAATCCTTGCTGAAGGAATTTCAACAAATCCATTTGAGCGTAAGGTAATTTGA